From the genome of Mesorhizobium japonicum MAFF 303099, one region includes:
- a CDS encoding phosphomannomutase produces MKFGSSGVRGLASELVGKASGLYTEAFAWRLISSRVQPNSSVFIGRDLRDSSQAIANNCMAALAANGFQPIDCGTIPTPALALYACKHGAAALMVTGSHIPADRNGIKFYGPNGEISKADEAAITRFVAERSIAYCLPTACLGTTWPMHCEEAIASYRERAHDMLEPGSLSGMRLGVYQHSSVAAELLVQVLRSLGASVVAVGKTATFVPVDTEAVDAATIAKLKKWVREFGLDAIVSTDADADRPLIADENGDLLRGDLVGLATALFLKADTIVTPVTSNSGISKALGFAVQRTKVGSPFVIEAMEALHGAGGVIVGFEANGGVLLGSDCVVNGKTLTALPTRDSFLPILAVLSTMASTKKKLSRLRGLWNLPVCASDRLQNFPAESSRRLMDHLASRNALQHFLASFGTVAEIDETDGLRARMLSGEIIHLRPSGNAPELRCYSEASTESRAMAIVASTLQGAHAFALTDEIEDL; encoded by the coding sequence TATACCGAAGCTTTCGCTTGGCGTTTGATTTCCAGCCGGGTTCAGCCGAATAGTTCAGTCTTCATAGGCCGCGACCTACGTGACAGCAGTCAGGCGATAGCCAACAATTGCATGGCGGCGTTGGCCGCAAATGGTTTCCAGCCGATCGATTGCGGCACCATACCCACGCCTGCCCTGGCACTATATGCATGCAAACACGGCGCGGCGGCTCTTATGGTCACCGGGTCGCACATTCCAGCCGATCGCAATGGCATCAAATTCTATGGCCCGAATGGTGAAATCAGCAAGGCGGATGAGGCCGCGATTACGCGCTTTGTAGCCGAAAGATCAATTGCGTATTGCTTACCAACGGCTTGTCTGGGAACGACGTGGCCTATGCACTGTGAAGAAGCGATCGCCTCTTATCGAGAGCGCGCCCATGACATGCTGGAGCCGGGCTCACTTTCCGGCATGAGACTTGGTGTCTATCAGCACAGTTCGGTCGCGGCGGAACTGTTGGTACAGGTTCTTCGATCGCTCGGTGCCAGCGTGGTCGCCGTCGGGAAAACCGCGACTTTCGTACCTGTCGATACCGAAGCCGTGGACGCAGCAACAATCGCAAAATTGAAGAAGTGGGTCCGCGAATTCGGTCTCGATGCCATCGTGTCGACCGATGCGGACGCTGATCGGCCACTCATCGCTGATGAAAATGGCGATCTTCTTCGCGGCGACCTGGTTGGGCTTGCAACGGCTCTTTTCCTGAAGGCAGACACGATCGTGACGCCAGTGACCTCCAATTCGGGAATTTCGAAGGCCTTGGGTTTCGCGGTCCAGAGGACGAAAGTCGGGTCTCCATTTGTCATTGAAGCAATGGAAGCATTACACGGCGCCGGCGGCGTCATCGTCGGCTTTGAGGCCAATGGTGGTGTTCTGCTGGGCTCGGATTGTGTCGTGAATGGGAAGACATTGACTGCACTGCCGACGCGGGACTCATTCCTCCCGATTTTGGCCGTGCTCAGTACCATGGCGTCGACAAAAAAGAAGCTGTCGCGACTGCGCGGGCTTTGGAATCTTCCTGTGTGCGCCAGTGACCGGCTTCAGAACTTCCCCGCGGAAAGTTCGCGCAGATTGATGGATCATCTCGCAAGCCGGAACGCACTGCAGCACTTTCTTGCCTCGTTCGGGACCGTCGCCGAAATTGACGAAACCGATGGCCTCAGGGCGCGGATGCTTTCAGGTGAGATCATACATCTGCGGCCTTCCGGCAATGCCCCGGAACTGCGCTGCTACTCGGAAGCTTCGACCGAGAGCAGGGCCATGGCGATCGTCGCCTCGACGCTGCAAGGGGCACATGCGTTCGCGCTTACAGACGAGATAGAGGACCTTTGA
- a CDS encoding mannose-1-phosphate guanylyltransferase/mannose-6-phosphate isomerase: protein MKVVPVIISGGAGSRLWPASRQSHPKPFLKVADGLSLIQHTVLRAASMQHVVELVTVTSTGHLFLTKDVFDELDSVVLPRTFLLEPEGRDTAAAVAAATVHAKATQGPDAVLCVFPADHMIGDLPAFQTAMNRAIEQALQGRIATLGITPDRPDTAFGYIEADGEKVVRFVEKPNAETAKSYVASKRFFWNAGIFCFKAQVMLDEMAAHCPQVIDAVLDSYDNARVSHGEHVASVELSSEHFAMAPRISLDHAVMEKTHNLAVVPCEMGWNDIGSWNAMAELVAADGSGNRIRGDVHVVDTVGSYISSDKRVIGTVGISDLVIVDSPDALLVASRDRVQDVKKLFEGLKAAGHEAHLLHSTVHRPWGTYTVLEESERFKIKRIEVKPGGRLSLQMHHHRSEHWVVVSGTAKIVNGDQELLLTTNQSTYIPCGHKHRLENPGNIGLVMIEVQSGEYLGEDDIVRLEDVYGRT from the coding sequence ATGAAAGTGGTTCCGGTCATCATCAGCGGTGGAGCTGGTTCGCGGCTCTGGCCCGCCTCAAGGCAATCGCACCCCAAACCTTTTCTCAAGGTGGCGGATGGACTTTCGCTCATCCAGCACACCGTGTTGCGCGCCGCTTCGATGCAGCATGTCGTGGAGCTTGTTACCGTGACGTCCACGGGGCACCTCTTCCTTACGAAAGACGTTTTCGACGAGCTGGATTCCGTTGTTTTGCCACGCACCTTTCTGCTTGAGCCTGAGGGTCGGGATACCGCCGCCGCCGTCGCTGCGGCAACCGTCCATGCCAAGGCAACACAGGGTCCCGATGCTGTTCTGTGTGTTTTTCCCGCCGACCATATGATTGGTGATCTGCCCGCATTTCAAACCGCCATGAACCGGGCAATCGAACAGGCGCTGCAGGGGCGTATCGCAACCTTGGGGATAACCCCGGATAGGCCAGACACCGCATTCGGCTACATCGAGGCCGACGGTGAGAAAGTTGTCCGGTTCGTCGAGAAACCGAACGCCGAGACTGCCAAATCTTATGTCGCGTCCAAACGTTTCTTCTGGAACGCCGGCATCTTCTGCTTCAAGGCGCAGGTCATGCTCGACGAAATGGCTGCGCATTGCCCGCAGGTGATCGATGCCGTTCTCGATAGCTATGATAATGCTCGCGTCAGCCACGGCGAACATGTTGCCAGCGTCGAACTCTCATCTGAGCACTTCGCCATGGCGCCGCGTATTTCACTCGACCATGCGGTGATGGAAAAAACCCACAATCTCGCTGTCGTTCCCTGCGAAATGGGGTGGAACGACATTGGATCTTGGAACGCAATGGCCGAACTGGTCGCCGCTGACGGGAGCGGCAACAGGATTCGCGGCGATGTCCATGTGGTCGACACCGTGGGCAGTTACATAAGCTCGGACAAACGCGTCATCGGCACCGTCGGCATCAGCGACCTGGTGATCGTGGATTCCCCCGATGCATTGCTGGTTGCATCCCGCGATCGCGTCCAGGACGTCAAGAAACTCTTCGAGGGACTCAAGGCTGCGGGACATGAAGCGCACTTGCTTCACAGTACCGTGCACCGGCCCTGGGGCACCTACACGGTTCTGGAGGAAAGCGAGCGCTTCAAGATCAAGCGCATCGAGGTGAAGCCGGGCGGACGCTTGAGCCTGCAGATGCACCATCACCGCTCCGAGCACTGGGTCGTGGTCAGCGGCACTGCGAAAATAGTCAACGGCGACCAGGAGCTACTCCTGACCACTAATCAATCCACCTATATCCCTTGCGGCCACAAACACCGGCTCGAAAACCCCGGCAATATCGGACTGGTGATGATCGAGGTCCAAAGCGGCGAGTATCTCGGCGAAGATGACATCGTGCGGCTTGAGGACGTATACGGTCGAACGTGA